In Paraburkholderia terrae, a genomic segment contains:
- a CDS encoding ABC transporter permease has protein sequence MSSHTQAIDLVGLDADNAAASRDLNGQIVAALATVAWLGGAAVTQWWPAADDWPYTRELLILKLALAALSAAIGARAWLTNGAVKPHADAKRARIDTWIAGSPWLLALAIGITAWELITAQLEWLPRPFFAPPQALIAVYFDDLPRLASSVGHSFVLLAYGYVLGALTGFTIGVSIGWSRAVGYWLHPVLRLIGPLPATAWLPLAFFFFPSSFSASVFLIALATAFPVAVLTWSGVAGVKSAYYDVARTLGARASFLILRVAIPAALPSVFVGLFMGLGASFSVLIVAEMMGVKAGLGWYLQWAQGWAAYSNMYAALLVMALMCSGLITLLFKVRDRLLAWQKGLLKW, from the coding sequence ACGCAGACAACGCCGCCGCGTCGCGCGACCTCAACGGGCAGATCGTCGCCGCGCTGGCGACCGTCGCGTGGCTCGGCGGCGCGGCCGTGACGCAATGGTGGCCCGCGGCCGACGACTGGCCGTACACGCGCGAACTGCTGATTCTGAAGCTCGCGCTGGCGGCGTTGTCGGCGGCAATCGGCGCGCGTGCGTGGTTGACCAATGGCGCCGTCAAGCCGCATGCGGACGCGAAGCGCGCACGCATCGACACATGGATCGCGGGCTCGCCGTGGCTGCTCGCGCTCGCCATCGGCATTACCGCGTGGGAACTCATCACGGCGCAACTCGAATGGCTACCGCGCCCGTTCTTCGCGCCGCCTCAGGCGTTGATCGCGGTGTACTTCGACGATCTGCCGCGACTCGCATCGAGCGTCGGGCATTCGTTCGTGTTGCTCGCTTATGGCTATGTGCTCGGCGCGCTGACGGGCTTCACGATCGGCGTGAGCATCGGCTGGTCGCGTGCCGTGGGTTACTGGCTGCACCCAGTGCTGCGCCTGATCGGCCCGTTGCCCGCGACCGCGTGGTTGCCCCTCGCGTTCTTCTTCTTTCCATCGAGCTTCAGCGCAAGCGTCTTTCTGATCGCGCTGGCCACCGCGTTTCCCGTGGCGGTGCTCACGTGGTCCGGCGTCGCGGGCGTGAAATCCGCTTACTACGACGTTGCGCGCACGCTCGGCGCACGCGCTTCGTTCCTGATCCTGCGCGTGGCGATTCCAGCCGCGTTGCCGTCAGTGTTCGTCGGCTTGTTCATGGGGCTGGGCGCATCGTTCTCCGTGCTGATCGTCGCCGAGATGATGGGCGTGAAGGCGGGGCTTGGCTGGTATCTGCAATGGGCGCAAGGCTGGGCCGCCTATTCGAACATGTATGCCGCGCTGCTCGTGATGGCGCTGATGTGCTCCGGTCTGATCACGCTGCTGTTCAAGGTGCGCGACCGTCTGTTGGCCTGGCAAAAGGGATTGCTCAAATGGTAG